The window AGTTCCTAGCTTTGAAGATGCGAAATTGATTCTTTCAGTTGTATTTATCGTTGCCAAAAGAGAAACTATTTTTAAATTAAAAATAAATTTTTCGAAGTCATTAAGACCTCACTTGCAATTTTTAATTGCCTCAACCGATTGTTAATCAGCTTATTATAGACGTCAAATCACAATTAAAAAATTGTGATAAAAATAAGACGAATATATACACAAAATGGTTTAGGACTAAAGAGTTAACCCTTTAGTACCTAAACCTTTATTGTTGTTTCCCGTGTAAAACTCGGGATAAAAAGATTACTTAAGCTCTACTTCAGCTCCAGCTTCTTCTAAAGATTTTTTAAGACCTTCAGCCTCATCTTTAGATACTCCTTCTTTTACTGCTGCTGGTGCGCTATCTACGATACCTTTAGCTTCTTTAAGACCTAAACCAGTTAATTCTTTAACTAATTTTACAACTGCTAATTTAGAACCACCTGCTGCTGTTAATATAACGTCAAATTCAGTTTGCTCATCAGCTGCGTCTCCGCCTCCTGCTGCTGGTCCTGCTACAGCTACTGCTGCTGCTGCTGGCTCAATACCGTACTCTTCTTTTAAAATATCAGCTAATTCGTTAACGTCTTTTACTGATAAGTTAACTAACTGTTCTGCGAAATCTTTTAAATCTGCCATTTTAATTGTTTTTAAAAATTCTTTTATTATTATAGTTTATTTGTGCGCGTAATTATTTTTCTGATAATGTCTTTAAGATACCAGATAATTTATTACCTCCTGATTGTAACGCTGAAATAACGTTCTTAGCAGGCGATTGTAATAATGAGATAATATCTCCAATAAGTTCTTCTTTAGACTTAATGTTTACAAGAGTTTCTAATTGGTCATCTCCAATATAAATAGACTCTTCTGCAAACGCTCCTTTTAATAAAGGGCGGTCTTTAGATTTTTTTCTGAACTCTTTGATTAATTTTGCTGGTGCGTTAGACGCCTCAGAAATCATCATTGAAGTATTT of the Tenacibaculum todarodis genome contains:
- the rplL gene encoding 50S ribosomal protein L7/L12, which encodes MADLKDFAEQLVNLSVKDVNELADILKEEYGIEPAAAAVAVAGPAAGGGDAADEQTEFDVILTAAGGSKLAVVKLVKELTGLGLKEAKGIVDSAPAAVKEGVSKDEAEGLKKSLEEAGAEVELK
- the rplJ gene encoding 50S ribosomal protein L10, which codes for MTREEKSQVIQDLTARLADTNTIYLADISGLDAATTSNLRRACFKANVQLAVVKNTLLAKAMEASDKDFGDLPTVLKGNTSMMISEASNAPAKLIKEFRKKSKDRPLLKGAFAEESIYIGDDQLETLVNIKSKEELIGDIISLLQSPAKNVISALQSGGNKLSGILKTLSEK